The Lutzomyia longipalpis isolate SR_M1_2022 chromosome 2, ASM2433408v1 DNA window AGAGTCATTGTTAAAACAAGGAGACAAAGAAGGTTGCTTCGTGGTGAGAAAGTCTTCCACAAAAGGCCTGTATACTCTATCTCTTCATACCAAAGTGTAAGTCCTCTTCAACATTTACTAAATCCACTTTCAATTTCATCATTATATCTcacaaaatcaattcttttgcTTCCCCCATAAAATTGGAAAGTCTAATccaattaagagaaaaaaaaactacaattcCTTCAAAACAATTCTTTGAGACATTTCTTATATAAAATCCTAGTGTAAAATATTTGCCAATAAcgaaatttttataagaaagagattaataaattttccaaactcttcttttttttctcgacaAGCATTGATGATACATTAATGTATAAGAAATGACGCAAAtccatttgaaagaaatactttttaaCAGTGCAATTGAGcttgttctattttttttaagaagccGTAATTGACACGAAAATTactctttaatgatttttgatgCCACACGCAGAGTTTGGTTTagttttctctgcaatttatAACACCGCCCATTCGGAAAGTATATTAGGTACAATACGTATTggaaatgatgagaaaaaagtttGACTGTTTggattatatttatttctttatataaaagaattagatgctcaaataaatctttctcgcggttttttttttgcaacgtggttggaaaagtttttacaGGGATTTAGGAGATTAAATttgaaacaaatttttaatgaaaaagttGTAAAGAAACTTCTTTAATATGAATTACCATTTCTCCTCAAATTGTCCACAAATTTACagattctcattaaaattagTCTCAAAATACAGCTTATTCCAAGGAATGGAGCAGGGGCGTAGTCAGGGATAATGATTTTTGTTTATCTAAACATTCTGtaaaagtttagaaaattctGGCTTTTCTTTAGAAGTCGAAACAAgttatttttagattaaatattacattaaaaaacgGAGAAACTacaattttcaaacgttattAGAAACattgaacgttagaaaaacggcaaatatttaaaagaaacgacAAACATAAATGCCGAAAAAATACGTGAAATTTAAAACAGCAACGTTAAACTGTTGAAAAGTAACAACAAGCTTTTGAAACTTGTTTTGAAACGTTAAAAGATAAAACAGAAGCatcaaatgtttaaaaaaatatgtcaaacaATAGAAAAGAATAGTCAACGACGTTAAACGAACCTTACATGTTatgaaataaatgtcaaaatgtgaaaagtaacgtcaaagttagaaaataatggtctaacgttaaaaattaacatcaaacgttagacaAGAACTGTCAAGTCTTTTATTTCTAATCTATTTTCATCGtcttttaacataaaaaaaatcaaactcaaaacacaaaatagATTTCTAAAGCTACGCCCCTGCAATGAAGGAATTgttgacaaaataattttcattaagataATAATGAGATCTAAATTGGATGCGtggtgagaagaaaatgagaaatttaaagCTAATATAGAGGTGTCTTCCtgtcttcttttttgtttctAACAGACCACAATCCCATGTGAAACATTACCATATAAAGCAAAATGCACGAATGGAGTATTATTTGTCGGAGAAGCATTGCTGTGAATCAATTCCTGATCTAATCAACTACCATCGTCACAATTCCGGTGGATTGGCGTGTCGCCTGAAATGTTCACCATGTGACCGACCTATTCCCACCACGGCGGGCCTCTCGCACGACAAATGGGAGATTCATCCGTCGGAATTGATGCTACTTGAGGAGCTGGGTTCTGGGCAATTTGGTGTCGTGCGCCGCGGTAAATGGCGTGGATCAATTGACACGGCcgtgaaaatgatgaaagtgGGAACAATGTCCGAGGATGATTTCATTGAGGAAGCTAAAGTGATGACGTGAGTAATTCCCTCTGAACATAATCCGTGAGAATTGTGTCAAGATTTTCAGTATATTTTTCCTCCGACGCGTGTTACCTCggtgttttatcaattttcttctctctctgtctTTTATAGGAAACTACAAAATCAAAATCTCGTGCAATTGTATGGTGTCTGCTCAAAGCATCGTCCCATTTACATTGTGACTGAATACATGAAGCATGGATCGCTGCTAAACTACCTGAGGCGACACGAGCAATCGCTGATTGGGAACATGGGACTTTTGCTGGACATGTGTATCCAGGTAAAAGATATTTCCTCATTTATCCAAATCACGCGAAAACCTTTCGCGGGGAATTTTTCACGAAGAGGAAGATTTTATCAATCATCTTTCCAGTTTTTtatcaaatgatttttcttttgcataattttcaaatgttttcaAATAATGTTGAAATGGATTGGGTAgtttttgtctaaaaatgggtgcagaatattttcaatgaagCACCTTTTTGGACTTTGTGTTGtctctcaaaataaaattcaaagaagacgtttttcTGTTGCAACAAAGATAGTTTCCCATTTTCCATATAAAGGCATTTTATATGGCAAGGCGGAACATTATCTTCCAATGCTGCATTTTCCTTCAGTCaattaatgtcaaaatattccatttttagTCGCTTTTATACAATGTTGTATGCTTGTTGCAGAAGCAATAGAGGGAgatacaatattttatttgatattatATTGCAGGTGTGCAAAGGAATGGCGTATTTGGAGCGACACAACTATATCCATCGTGATTTAGCGGCGCGCAATTGTCTGGTTGGGAGTGAAAATGTGGTCAAAGTGGCAGACTTTGGCCTGGCACGATACGTTCTCGATGATCAGTACACGAGTTCCGGGGGCACAAAGTTTCCCATCAAATGGGCACCACCTGAAGTCCTCAACTACACGCGTTTCTCATCAAAAAGCGATGTTTGGGCTTATGGTGAGTTTTCGTTTTCTCTTTTACGAATATTCCTTTTAGCATTTCCGCCCTTATCCttgtaattttctcacactctCCCTCTCAAAATAAAGGGGTTCTCATGTGGGAAGTGTTCACCTGTGGCAAAATGCCGTATGGCCGTCTCAAAAATACCGAAGTTGTCGAACGTGTACAACGTGGCATAATCCTTGAGCGACCAAAAGCATGTGCAAAGGAAATTTATGATGTGAGtacaaagatttttatttattttttcttattgaaaaaCATGCCCAATTGACATgtttcattc harbors:
- the LOC129788984 gene encoding tyrosine-protein kinase Btk29A isoform X3 — its product is MIPCVSLTETSVLGNMKERVKEMRVFGCRLNFWQSMAPSLTNKGTGNSPAQNSTRSSSPNSTSNGQFIPQQQTVNGSGSLGSLTPTSSSQQQQSSVSTFKSGGATSTNGTPSLGGVVPGAVIGASSVVIESTMPGGTATPGTPNSKAKDTSSRVKIVVALYPFKAIEGGDLSLEKNAEYEVIDDSQEHWWKVKNQHGQIGYIPSNYVKAKELLGLEKYDWYVGDMSRQRAESLLKQGDKEGCFVVRKSSTKGLYTLSLHTKVPQSHVKHYHIKQNARMEYYLSEKHCCESIPDLINYHRHNSGGLACRLKCSPCDRPIPTTAGLSHDKWEIHPSELMLLEELGSGQFGVVRRGKWRGSIDTAVKMMKVGTMSEDDFIEEAKVMTKLQNQNLVQLYGVCSKHRPIYIVTEYMKHGSLLNYLRRHEQSLIGNMGLLLDMCIQVCKGMAYLERHNYIHRDLAARNCLVGSENVVKVADFGLARYVLDDQYTSSGGTKFPIKWAPPEVLNYTRFSSKSDVWAYGVLMWEVFTCGKMPYGRLKNTEVVERVQRGIILERPKACAKEIYDIMKKCWAHSPEDRPSFRVLKEQLVLVAQGLTD
- the LOC129788984 gene encoding tyrosine-protein kinase Btk29A isoform X2, producing MLAGKKGSEKKSLLKKKAALMIPCVSLTETSVLGNMKERVKEMRVFGCRLNFWQSMAPSLTNKGTGNSPAQNSTRSSSPNSTSNGQFIPQQQTVNGSGSLGSLTPTSSSQQQQSSVSTFKSGGATSTNGTPSLGGVVPGAVIGASSVVIESTMPGGTATPGTPNSKAKDTSSRVKIVVALYPFKAIEGGDLSLEKNAEYEVIDDSQEHWWKVKNQHGQIGYIPSNYVKAKELLGLEKYDWYVGDMSRQRAESLLKQGDKEGCFVVRKSSTKGLYTLSLHTKVPQSHVKHYHIKQNARMEYYLSEKHCCESIPDLINYHRHNSGGLACRLKCSPCDRPIPTTAGLSHDKWEIHPSELMLLEELGSGQFGVVRRGKWRGSIDTAVKMMKVGTMSEDDFIEEAKVMTKLQNQNLVQLYGVCSKHRPIYIVTEYMKHGSLLNYLRRHEQSLIGNMGLLLDMCIQVCKGMAYLERHNYIHRDLAARNCLVGSENVVKVADFGLARYVLDDQYTSSGGTKFPIKWAPPEVLNYTRFSSKSDVWAYGVLMWEVFTCGKMPYGRLKNTEVVERVQRGIILERPKACAKEIYDIMKKCWAHSPEDRPSFRVLKEQLVLVAQGLTD
- the LOC129788984 gene encoding tyrosine-protein kinase Btk29A isoform X4 codes for the protein MMLLSAMKFGTGNSPAQNSTRSSSPNSTSNGQFIPQQQTVNGSGSLGSLTPTSSSQQQQSSVSTFKSGGATSTNGTPSLGGVVPGAVIGASSVVIESTMPGGTATPGTPNSKAKDTSSRVKIVVALYPFKAIEGGDLSLEKNAEYEVIDDSQEHWWKVKNQHGQIGYIPSNYVKAKELLGLEKYDWYVGDMSRQRAESLLKQGDKEGCFVVRKSSTKGLYTLSLHTKVPQSHVKHYHIKQNARMEYYLSEKHCCESIPDLINYHRHNSGGLACRLKCSPCDRPIPTTAGLSHDKWEIHPSELMLLEELGSGQFGVVRRGKWRGSIDTAVKMMKVGTMSEDDFIEEAKVMTKLQNQNLVQLYGVCSKHRPIYIVTEYMKHGSLLNYLRRHEQSLIGNMGLLLDMCIQVCKGMAYLERHNYIHRDLAARNCLVGSENVVKVADFGLARYVLDDQYTSSGGTKFPIKWAPPEVLNYTRFSSKSDVWAYGVLMWEVFTCGKMPYGRLKNTEVVERVQRGIILERPKACAKEIYDIMKKCWAHSPEDRPSFRVLKEQLVLVAQGLTD